Proteins encoded by one window of Candidatus Pelagibacter giovannonii:
- the aceA gene encoding isocitrate lyase: MSSESKVSYDLKRFAGIKRDYTPEEVERLRGSIKIEYSMCKHQSKKLWNLLNSENYINTLGSLSGNHAIQHAKAGLKAIYLSGWQVAADANTAGEMYPDQSLYPYDSAPKLVESMNNALIRADQIQHMELQDGDMKSKDRTDYMLPIIADGEAGFGGPLNVFELAKKFIKAGAAGVHFEDQLASEKKCGHMGGKVLVPTGTMIKNLKAARLAADIADVPLIILARTDANAAKLITNDFDENDKPFLTGERSPEGFYYVKHGIDQAISRGLAYAPYSDLIWCETATPNLEEAKKFADAIHEKFPGKLLAYNCSPSFNWKKHLSDAEIATFQQKISEMGYKFQFITLAGFHTQNIAIFELAEKYKTEGMTAYSKIQELEFAREKDGYTSVKHQREVGTSYFDAVSNTISSGKSSTTAMEGSTESEQF; encoded by the coding sequence ATGAGCTCAGAATCTAAAGTTTCATACGATTTAAAAAGATTTGCTGGTATTAAAAGAGATTATACACCTGAAGAAGTTGAAAGACTTAGAGGTTCAATAAAAATAGAATATTCGATGTGCAAACATCAATCAAAAAAATTATGGAATTTATTAAATTCTGAAAATTATATTAATACACTAGGATCATTGTCTGGAAATCATGCAATTCAACATGCTAAAGCAGGGTTAAAAGCAATTTACTTGAGTGGATGGCAAGTAGCAGCTGATGCAAATACAGCTGGCGAAATGTATCCTGACCAATCTTTATATCCGTATGATAGTGCTCCAAAATTAGTTGAATCGATGAACAACGCTTTAATTAGAGCAGATCAAATTCAGCATATGGAATTACAAGATGGAGATATGAAATCAAAAGATAGAACAGATTATATGTTACCTATTATTGCAGATGGAGAAGCAGGTTTTGGTGGACCATTAAATGTTTTTGAATTAGCAAAAAAGTTTATTAAAGCGGGAGCTGCTGGAGTTCACTTTGAAGATCAACTAGCTAGTGAAAAAAAATGTGGCCATATGGGTGGAAAAGTTTTAGTTCCAACTGGGACTATGATTAAAAATTTAAAAGCTGCAAGACTTGCTGCAGATATTGCAGATGTACCATTAATAATTTTAGCTAGAACAGATGCTAATGCTGCAAAATTAATTACAAATGATTTTGATGAAAATGATAAACCATTTTTAACTGGCGAAAGATCACCTGAGGGTTTTTATTATGTTAAACATGGTATCGATCAAGCAATCTCAAGAGGTTTAGCTTATGCTCCTTATTCAGATTTAATTTGGTGTGAAACAGCAACACCAAACTTAGAAGAAGCAAAAAAGTTTGCTGATGCAATACATGAAAAGTTTCCTGGTAAATTATTAGCTTACAATTGCTCTCCCTCGTTCAATTGGAAAAAGCATTTATCAGATGCTGAAATTGCAACATTTCAGCAAAAAATTAGTGAGATGGGTTATAAGTTTCAGTTTATTACACTTGCTGGATTTCATACGCAAAACATTGCAATTTTTGAACTTGCAGAAAAATATAAAACTGAAGGTATGACTGCTTATTCTAAAATTCAAGAGCTTGAATTTGCTAGAGAAAAAGATGGTTATACAAGTGTAAAACACCAACGAGAAGTTGGAACATCTTATTTTGATGCAGTTTCAAATACCATAAGTAGTGGAAAAAGTTCTACCACTGCAATGGAAGGCTCCACAGAATCTGAGCAATTTTAA
- a CDS encoding extracellular solute-binding protein, whose amino-acid sequence MKKITIIAFFVALFANMTFAAEVNVFSARHYDSDVQLYEKFTAKTGIKVNIVSGKDKALQKRITEEGADSKADIYITADAGRLGAFAAKGMFQNSMTPAIKAAVPANFRTTKWTGIAKRARIMYYSPERVNANELNGMTYEGLADPKWKGRVVIRKSNNIYNQSLVASLVKNNGKAATCTWAKGVVANMARDSKGNDRAQILAVAAGEADLAVANTYYYALMLSGKKGAEQQEAAKKVLPFFPNQGDRGTHMNISGGGVLKTAPNPDNAKKLLEFLLTKEAQEHIVNNTFEYPMIDGVEPHALVKQMGLGYNQDLETKVANYGKQQATALECMLAASWK is encoded by the coding sequence ATGAAAAAAATTACGATTATTGCATTTTTCGTGGCTTTATTTGCAAACATGACGTTTGCTGCTGAAGTTAATGTATTCAGTGCAAGACATTACGATTCAGATGTTCAACTTTACGAAAAATTTACAGCCAAAACTGGAATTAAAGTAAATATTGTATCTGGTAAAGATAAAGCTCTTCAAAAAAGAATAACTGAAGAAGGTGCTGATTCAAAAGCTGACATTTATATTACTGCTGATGCAGGAAGATTAGGTGCATTCGCTGCAAAAGGAATGTTCCAAAATTCTATGACACCTGCAATTAAAGCTGCAGTTCCAGCAAACTTTAGAACTACTAAATGGACTGGAATAGCTAAGAGAGCAAGAATTATGTATTACTCACCTGAAAGAGTAAATGCAAATGAGCTTAATGGTATGACTTACGAAGGTCTTGCTGATCCAAAGTGGAAAGGTAGAGTTGTTATAAGAAAATCAAACAATATCTATAACCAATCTCTTGTTGCTTCATTAGTTAAAAATAATGGTAAAGCAGCAACTTGTACTTGGGCAAAAGGTGTTGTGGCTAATATGGCTAGAGACTCTAAAGGAAATGATAGAGCTCAGATTTTAGCAGTAGCTGCAGGTGAAGCTGATCTAGCAGTAGCTAATACATACTATTATGCTTTGATGTTATCTGGAAAAAAAGGTGCTGAACAACAAGAGGCCGCTAAAAAAGTTTTACCTTTTTTCCCTAACCAAGGAGATAGAGGAACTCACATGAACATTAGTGGAGGAGGAGTACTTAAAACTGCACCAAATCCTGATAATGCAAAAAAACTACTTGAGTTTTTATTAACTAAAGAAGCACAAGAACACATAGTTAATAATACATTTGAATATCCAATGATTGATGGTGTTGAGCCTCATGCATTAGTTAAACAAATGGGTCTTGGATATAATCAAGATTTAGAAACTAAAGTTGCTAATTATGGAAAACAACAAGCTACAGCACTTGAGTGTATGTTAGCTGCAAGTTGGAAGTAA
- a CDS encoding peroxiredoxin — MEGKKCSSVVLKTRKIGKWVDVSTDDIFKGKKVILFSLPGAFTPVCSEKQLPGFEENYDKLLGLGINEVYCISVNDGFVMNAWADQQNLRKVKVLPDGNADFTRSMGMLVDKKHVGFGQRSWRYCAIINDGVVEKWWQEDGMNNDGSDPDPYDQTTPENCIEYLSKK; from the coding sequence ATAGAAGGAAAAAAATGCTCAAGTGTAGTTTTAAAGACAAGAAAAATTGGCAAATGGGTTGATGTTAGTACTGATGATATATTCAAAGGTAAAAAAGTAATACTATTTTCATTGCCAGGTGCGTTTACACCAGTATGTTCTGAAAAACAGCTACCAGGATTTGAAGAAAATTATGATAAATTATTAGGTTTGGGTATTAATGAAGTTTATTGCATTAGTGTTAATGATGGCTTTGTCATGAATGCTTGGGCTGACCAACAAAATTTAAGAAAAGTTAAGGTATTACCAGATGGAAATGCAGATTTCACAAGATCAATGGGCATGTTAGTTGACAAAAAGCATGTTGGTTTTGGTCAAAGAAGCTGGAGATATTGTGCAATTATTAATGATGGCGTGGTTGAAAAGTGGTGGCAAGAGGATGGTATGAATAATGACGGCAGTGATCCTGATCCATATGATCAAACAACTCCTGAGAATTGTATAGAATATTTGTCAAAAAAATAA
- a CDS encoding ABC transporter permease — translation MEFRKINIWYISSLLISLVVATPILTVFSSFFETTGNYSLILKNTFLYDYIYNSLILLIGVLFLTFIIGVGCAYLVSFYNFPGVNFFKWSLILSFAVPAYIYAYSLTAFFENYGTAFSILKNLFGEGNYNSHIPKFDGMIGAIISISFSLFGYVYVLTRTSFHYQSQNLIELGKNLGFSKKRSFFKIILPSARPAIVAGLSLVAMETLSDFGSVSFFGISTFTTGIYNAWISFDDLTLANRLSFYLLIFILGLFVLENFSRKKAQYHSPSKGGFKSKSVINLSGYKSFLAFSFCMLVLTISFLFPVLQMLYWTVLFPKHLADLDLVDLFSNTVILVLLSSCLLIALAFISNYGNRVSKSKFLEALTTFSISGYAIPGVILAVAFISFISWFDNYILGQGGIKPIFIGSILGLVLVYFIRFYSLASNGIKSGYLKINYSIDEGAYLLGYSKFKTFKNIHVPYLKNSILLIGILLAIEIIKELPITLIMRPFNFETFATKAYIYASQDLLEAAAAPSLFLIIIASFFILITSKYILKD, via the coding sequence ATGGAATTTAGAAAAATAAATATTTGGTATATATCATCACTACTTATTTCTTTAGTAGTGGCTACACCAATTTTAACTGTATTCAGCAGTTTTTTTGAAACTACTGGAAACTATAGTTTAATTTTAAAAAATACTTTTCTTTATGATTATATTTATAATTCTTTAATACTTTTAATAGGTGTTTTATTTTTAACATTTATAATTGGTGTTGGATGTGCTTACTTAGTTTCATTTTATAATTTTCCAGGTGTAAATTTTTTTAAATGGTCATTGATCCTATCTTTTGCTGTCCCAGCTTATATTTATGCATATTCCTTAACTGCTTTTTTTGAAAATTATGGAACAGCTTTTTCAATCTTAAAAAACCTATTTGGAGAAGGTAATTATAATTCCCATATTCCCAAATTTGATGGAATGATTGGAGCCATAATTTCAATATCATTTTCATTATTTGGTTATGTTTATGTTTTAACCAGAACATCATTTCACTATCAATCTCAGAATTTAATAGAACTTGGAAAAAATCTTGGTTTCTCTAAAAAAAGATCCTTTTTTAAGATAATACTTCCCTCTGCAAGACCTGCTATAGTTGCTGGTCTTTCATTGGTTGCAATGGAAACCTTGTCAGATTTTGGATCTGTATCTTTTTTTGGAATATCTACTTTTACTACAGGAATATATAATGCCTGGATTTCTTTTGATGATCTTACTCTTGCTAACAGATTATCATTTTACCTATTAATTTTTATTCTTGGATTGTTTGTCTTAGAAAATTTTTCAAGAAAAAAAGCTCAGTATCACTCACCTTCCAAAGGAGGGTTTAAATCTAAATCAGTTATTAATTTAAGTGGATACAAGTCGTTTTTAGCATTTTCTTTTTGTATGTTAGTTCTTACTATAAGTTTTTTATTTCCTGTTCTACAGATGCTTTATTGGACAGTTCTATTTCCAAAACATTTAGCTGATTTAGATCTAGTTGACTTATTTTCCAATACTGTAATTTTAGTACTCTTATCTAGTTGCTTATTAATTGCCTTAGCTTTTATTTCAAATTATGGAAATAGAGTTTCTAAAAGTAAATTTTTAGAGGCACTAACTACTTTTTCAATTTCAGGATATGCAATACCAGGAGTTATTTTGGCGGTAGCATTCATTAGCTTTATCTCATGGTTTGATAATTACATTTTAGGTCAGGGAGGTATAAAGCCAATTTTTATAGGATCTATTCTTGGTCTAGTTTTAGTATATTTTATTCGATTTTATTCATTAGCGAGTAATGGAATTAAATCAGGATATTTAAAAATAAACTATTCTATTGATGAAGGTGCATATCTGCTTGGATATTCCAAATTCAAAACATTCAAAAACATACACGTTCCATATCTTAAAAATTCAATTTTATTGATAGGAATTTTATTAGCTATAGAAATCATTAAAGAGCTACCCATAACCCTAATTATGAGACCATTTAATTTTGAAACATTTGCAACAAAGGCATATATTTATGCTTCTCAGGATTTATTAGAAGCTGCAGCAGCTCCATCATTATTTCTTATAATTATTGCAAGTTTCTTTATATTAATTACTTCTAAATATATTCTTAAAGACTAA
- a CDS encoding ABC transporter ATP-binding protein has product MTKNFLEIDNVTFTASAQNKVSNVSFSIENQGDIICLLGPSGIGKTTILRTIAGLVKINSGKIVLKNKLLSSKDVHVEPEDRNISMAFQDNSLFPHYNVLENIKFGAERNKKKKKGLNINEIIKFLHIDHVVDKFPHQISSGEAQRASLARSLLSNPDLLLLDEPLSNVDQNFKEEIQVKLKQILTEQKITTIIVTHDSYEAFYLGTKCGIILDEQLKQFDDPYNVYHFPNSVEVVNFLNRGILIPAKVTGENSLESSDLGTITGDFIKHYPKGSDVQLLLQPEDLEHDDQSNLKLEVVDRKFRGTNFIYTLKTTSNKLIPVFVHSHHIHQHEVDEKFGIKRPINIDHIVCF; this is encoded by the coding sequence ATGACAAAAAATTTTCTAGAAATCGATAATGTAACGTTTACTGCCAGCGCACAAAACAAAGTAAGCAATGTGTCGTTCTCTATTGAAAATCAGGGAGACATTATTTGTTTATTAGGTCCATCTGGAATTGGTAAAACTACAATCCTTAGAACAATAGCTGGTCTTGTAAAAATTAATTCTGGAAAAATTGTATTAAAAAATAAACTTCTTTCTTCTAAAGATGTCCATGTAGAGCCAGAAGATAGAAATATATCAATGGCTTTTCAAGATAATTCTCTTTTTCCACATTATAATGTTTTAGAAAATATAAAATTTGGAGCTGAAAGAAATAAAAAGAAAAAAAAAGGCTTAAATATAAATGAGATAATTAAATTTCTTCATATTGACCATGTGGTTGATAAATTTCCACATCAGATAAGCTCAGGTGAAGCACAAAGAGCTTCTTTGGCTAGATCATTATTATCAAATCCAGATTTATTATTATTAGATGAACCTTTATCAAACGTTGACCAAAATTTTAAAGAAGAAATACAAGTTAAGTTAAAACAAATTCTAACAGAGCAAAAAATAACAACTATTATTGTTACACACGACTCGTATGAAGCTTTCTACTTAGGAACAAAATGTGGAATAATTCTTGACGAACAATTAAAACAATTTGATGATCCATATAATGTTTACCATTTTCCAAATTCTGTAGAGGTAGTTAATTTCCTAAATAGAGGAATTTTAATACCAGCAAAAGTCACAGGTGAAAATAGTTTAGAGAGCTCTGATTTAGGTACAATAACTGGTGATTTTATAAAACATTATCCAAAAGGATCTGATGTACAACTTTTACTTCAACCAGAAGATCTAGAACATGACGATCAGAGCAATTTAAAATTAGAAGTAGTTGATAGAAAATTTAGAGGAACAAATTTTATCTATACCCTTAAAACTACAAGTAATAAATTAATACCTGTGTTTGTTCATTCTCATCATATTCACCAACATGAAGTAGATGAAAAATTTGGTATCAAGAGACCTATTAATATTGATCATATAGTCTGTTTCTAA
- a CDS encoding AzlC family ABC transporter permease, whose amino-acid sequence MNDRLKTLSRGIIDVSPLMIPVVPFGIIFGVIGMELGLSAYMTFGMSIIIFGGASQIVLLQLFSGGASSLVTITSVGAVNSRHLLYGAVFSEYLSHLKLTWKLILSYVLIDQAFAVSNTYFKNNKKNNYKHYHLLGAGFTCWTVWQISTVLGIVLGSVIPEELGLSFTISLTFLALLINDFRKFKNIIVMLVSGIVATIGYNTIPFQAYIIVAALSALLVATLLTLINLKQK is encoded by the coding sequence ATGAACGATAGATTAAAAACCTTATCTAGAGGAATAATTGACGTAAGTCCTTTAATGATACCTGTGGTTCCATTTGGAATTATCTTTGGTGTTATTGGAATGGAACTGGGACTGAGTGCATACATGACTTTTGGCATGTCCATTATAATTTTTGGTGGAGCTTCTCAAATAGTTTTGCTTCAGTTATTTTCAGGTGGGGCCTCTTCTTTAGTTACGATAACATCTGTTGGTGCAGTAAATTCTAGACATTTATTATATGGTGCAGTTTTTTCTGAATATTTATCTCATTTAAAATTAACGTGGAAACTTATTTTATCTTATGTGTTAATTGATCAAGCTTTTGCAGTCTCAAATACATATTTTAAAAATAATAAAAAGAATAACTACAAGCACTACCACTTATTAGGAGCTGGTTTTACCTGCTGGACAGTTTGGCAGATATCAACAGTTTTAGGTATAGTTCTAGGGTCAGTTATTCCAGAAGAGTTAGGTTTAAGTTTTACTATTTCTTTAACCTTTTTAGCTTTGTTAATTAATGATTTTAGAAAGTTTAAAAATATTATTGTAATGTTGGTGTCAGGGATAGTTGCAACTATTGGTTATAATACAATACCATTTCAAGCATACATCATTGTAGCAGCACTATCAGCCTTATTGGTTGCTACATTATTAACTTTAATCAACTTAAAACAAAAATAA
- a CDS encoding AzlD domain-containing protein, translating to MHWSTIIYCGIITYLTRFSMIFLLKEDILNYKMKKILSYVPSAIFPAIIFPPIFLDNSGSLDLENNPKILAAIFAILVGYLSKNIIATIFAGLTSYWFLIFVV from the coding sequence ATGCATTGGTCGACAATTATTTACTGTGGAATAATTACCTACTTAACAAGGTTCTCTATGATATTTTTATTAAAGGAGGACATATTGAATTATAAAATGAAAAAAATTTTGTCATATGTTCCATCGGCTATTTTTCCAGCAATAATTTTTCCACCAATATTTTTAGATAACTCTGGTTCCTTAGATTTAGAGAATAACCCTAAAATATTAGCTGCAATATTTGCTATACTGGTTGGCTATCTGAGCAAAAACATCATTGCGACAATTTTTGCAGGGTTAACTTCTTACTGGTTTTTAATATTTGTTGTATAA
- a CDS encoding TlpA family protein disulfide reductase → MNKIFIFIFFIFALSANAGEKKTTFNIELFNKAQSEGKVVIVSSWVKYCSSCAGQMKILNKAKNEFDNIEYFAFDVTNKEISKLFDVQYQTTLLIFKDNKEVYRSIGETNRDLIYEAIKSSI, encoded by the coding sequence ATGAACAAAATTTTTATATTTATTTTTTTTATTTTTGCATTGAGCGCTAACGCAGGTGAGAAAAAAACAACTTTTAATATAGAGTTGTTTAATAAAGCACAATCAGAGGGCAAGGTTGTAATAGTAAGTTCTTGGGTTAAGTATTGTTCATCTTGTGCTGGTCAAATGAAAATTTTAAATAAAGCAAAGAATGAATTTGATAATATTGAATACTTCGCATTTGATGTAACAAATAAAGAAATTTCTAAATTATTTGACGTGCAATATCAAACTACACTTTTAATTTTTAAAGATAATAAAGAAGTTTACAGAAGTATTGGTGAAACCAATAGAGATTTGATTTACGAAGCTATAAAATCTTCAATTTAA
- a CDS encoding MBL fold metallo-hydrolase gives MLFHQLFDKSSSTYTYLIASAKGREALIIDPVLENVEQYIKLLNELDLKLVKVIDTHIHADHITAASKLKNKTNCTTIMGEHTPSDAVEIKVKDNEIIYVDKLEIKVIYTPGHTKDSYSFLMDDYLFSGDTLLINGTGRTDFQGGNSEDSYNSIFNRLLKLPEETLLYPAHDYNGQTVSSIGKEKKFNPRLQVNSINEYIDIMNNLNLSKPKLMDINVASNIKLGAI, from the coding sequence ATGTTATTTCATCAGTTATTTGATAAAAGCTCAAGTACTTACACTTACTTAATTGCATCTGCAAAAGGACGAGAGGCATTAATCATTGATCCTGTATTAGAGAATGTTGAACAGTATATAAAACTTCTTAATGAATTAGATTTAAAATTAGTAAAAGTTATAGATACACACATTCATGCTGATCATATAACTGCAGCTTCAAAATTAAAAAACAAAACAAATTGCACAACAATAATGGGTGAACATACTCCATCTGATGCAGTTGAAATTAAAGTTAAAGATAATGAGATAATTTATGTCGATAAATTAGAAATAAAGGTAATTTATACACCTGGACATACTAAAGATAGTTACAGTTTTCTCATGGATGATTATCTCTTTTCAGGAGATACTTTATTAATTAATGGAACTGGTAGAACTGACTTTCAAGGTGGTAATTCAGAAGACTCATATAATTCTATTTTTAATAGATTATTAAAACTTCCTGAGGAAACTTTATTATATCCCGCTCATGACTATAATGGACAGACCGTAAGCAGTATTGGTAAAGAAAAAAAATTTAATCCTAGACTACAGGTGAACAGTATAAACGAATATATTGATATAATGAATAATTTAAATTTATCTAAGCCAAAATTAATGGACATAAATGTTGCAAGCAATATTAAACTTGGAGCTATTTAA
- a CDS encoding ADP-ribosylglycohydrolase family protein, whose protein sequence is MFDKLHIFLGATVADAAARPLHWVYDKKKLSSYIKGKKDIAFFKQNRSPFYSIKTGEVSGYNDVGQVMFKTLTKTTNHKEVIKLFKKNIVKNFGPGSKYWKNLSLRKKYKKIKWKTAMKGPWIHQNILETIKNIKLKKTITGGIKVNESDGYCASLPFYFSNNSDQKTKKIIRTVANGKISEQFAMAKLKIIELADKGDKDPISTFLRKNIKNKYFKNVIENIKKVKKIKSKPHNFVVKKFGKACSYPGTFNGSIHAIITSKNFKTAIIKTIKAGGCNCSRANFVGAYFAAYKGLKGIPQDWIKKTNPAKNILKLIT, encoded by the coding sequence ATGTTTGATAAATTACATATATTTCTTGGTGCAACTGTTGCAGATGCAGCAGCAAGACCTTTACATTGGGTGTATGATAAAAAAAAACTCAGTTCTTATATCAAAGGAAAAAAAGATATTGCTTTCTTTAAACAAAATAGGTCTCCATTTTACTCTATTAAAACTGGTGAAGTTTCTGGATACAATGATGTAGGTCAGGTGATGTTTAAAACATTAACTAAGACAACTAATCATAAAGAAGTCATTAAACTTTTTAAAAAGAATATTGTCAAAAATTTTGGACCAGGTTCAAAGTACTGGAAAAACTTATCTTTAAGAAAGAAATACAAAAAGATTAAATGGAAAACAGCGATGAAAGGTCCTTGGATCCATCAAAATATCTTAGAAACTATTAAAAATATTAAATTAAAAAAAACTATTACTGGTGGAATTAAAGTTAACGAGTCTGATGGATATTGCGCAAGTCTACCTTTTTATTTTTCAAATAATTCTGACCAAAAAACAAAAAAAATTATAAGAACAGTTGCTAATGGCAAAATTAGTGAACAATTTGCTATGGCAAAACTTAAGATTATTGAATTAGCCGATAAAGGAGACAAAGATCCTATTAGTACTTTTTTAAGAAAAAATATAAAAAATAAATATTTCAAAAACGTTATTGAAAACATAAAAAAGGTTAAGAAAATAAAGTCAAAACCTCACAATTTTGTTGTAAAAAAATTTGGTAAGGCGTGCAGTTATCCTGGTACTTTTAATGGGTCAATACATGCAATTATTACCTCTAAAAATTTTAAAACTGCAATTATTAAAACAATTAAAGCTGGTGGATGTAATTGTTCCCGTGCTAATTTTGTGGGTGCTTATTTTGCAGCGTATAAAGGCTTAAAAGGTATTCCTCAAGATTGGATTAAAAAAACAAATCCTGCAAAAAATATATTGAAATTAATTACTTAA
- a CDS encoding class I SAM-dependent methyltransferase: protein MLSIKNWDNNTWISSRKYIKSFNNFLVKQKKLTKRSKILDIGCGRGKIIGSLSSKLKLVNKPIGLDIEKHKDFDKRISFKKTNAIKYLTNNKKKFDLILIKQTIHFFNLREIMKILRFSHDSLEAGGVILILTLDTKNNEIPTFFLMKQKLNHSFKRDNLIWKKLLQLNINKNITKFNFKVNVKKNTYLKMIKQRYISTLLKFNSLQISKGINEINLKYKKNILFNDKLKCIIFKKV, encoded by the coding sequence ATGTTAAGTATAAAAAATTGGGATAACAATACTTGGATTTCATCTAGAAAATATATTAAGTCCTTCAATAATTTTTTGGTAAAACAAAAAAAATTAACTAAACGCTCAAAAATTTTAGATATTGGATGTGGTCGTGGTAAGATAATAGGTTCACTATCTTCTAAACTCAAATTAGTAAATAAGCCCATCGGACTTGATATTGAAAAACATAAGGATTTTGACAAAAGAATTTCCTTTAAAAAAACAAATGCAATTAAATATCTTACGAATAACAAAAAGAAATTTGATTTAATATTAATCAAACAAACCATTCATTTTTTTAATTTAAGAGAAATTATGAAGATATTAAGATTTTCACATGATAGTTTAGAAGCAGGAGGGGTTATTTTAATTTTAACTTTAGATACAAAAAACAATGAAATTCCTACATTTTTTTTAATGAAGCAAAAACTTAACCATTCATTTAAAAGAGATAATCTTATTTGGAAAAAACTACTTCAACTTAATATTAATAAAAATATCACTAAATTTAATTTTAAAGTGAATGTTAAAAAAAACACATATTTAAAGATGATAAAGCAGCGTTATATATCTACTTTATTAAAATTTAACTCACTTCAAATTTCTAAAGGAATTAATGAGATTAATCTTAAATATAAAAAAAACATCTTATTTAATGATAAACTCAAATGTATAATATTTAAAAAAGTTTAA
- a CDS encoding cytochrome b, with product MSLLNNKLKYGLLSKLFHWLTAAGLLIQIPLGFYLVDLDFDQTRIDIENYHILFGLIIFYITLVRLISKLLTPAPDFKGSAFVGQKFISKLNHLLLYLTLLTVTSSGVLKKLFNGESLIIFFKKINLTYNYELSEQFYSIHIFANYTLIGLITLHILAVLFHKFFLKENILKRIL from the coding sequence ATGTCTTTATTAAATAATAAATTAAAATATGGATTACTCAGCAAATTATTCCACTGGCTAACTGCCGCAGGATTACTAATTCAAATACCACTTGGCTTTTATTTGGTAGATTTAGACTTTGATCAAACTAGGATTGACATAGAAAATTATCATATATTATTTGGGTTAATCATATTTTATATAACCCTAGTAAGGTTAATTTCTAAATTACTCACACCAGCACCTGATTTTAAAGGTAGTGCATTTGTGGGGCAAAAATTTATATCAAAATTAAATCACCTATTATTATATTTAACTTTATTAACAGTCACATCCTCAGGTGTCTTAAAGAAATTATTTAATGGTGAAAGCCTGATTATTTTTTTTAAAAAAATTAATTTAACTTATAATTATGAACTTTCTGAGCAGTTTTATTCAATACATATATTTGCTAATTATACATTGATTGGATTAATTACATTGCATATTTTAGCGGTATTATTTCATAAATTTTTTTTAAAAGAAAATATCTTAAAAAGAATTCTTTAA
- a CDS encoding cytochrome c: MIKIKNTLFFIFILFYSFSAFSEQTVEEIIKERKSIFSKNYKTAKRVQSLASNGDIDEAKKLMIVMSDNYKRLLDLFPENSKVGFGTEALPSIWENKDEFNLLMTKASSNMIELTSVIDDTEDVRATLGKYMWSSCKSCHSRFRAEH, encoded by the coding sequence ATGATAAAAATTAAAAATACTTTATTTTTTATCTTTATATTATTTTATAGTTTCAGTGCTTTTTCTGAGCAAACTGTAGAAGAGATCATTAAAGAAAGAAAATCTATTTTTAGTAAAAATTATAAAACTGCTAAAAGAGTTCAAAGTCTTGCTTCTAATGGAGATATAGATGAAGCAAAAAAACTAATGATTGTAATGAGTGATAATTATAAAAGATTATTAGATCTTTTTCCTGAAAACTCAAAAGTAGGATTTGGAACAGAAGCTTTGCCTTCTATTTGGGAAAATAAAGATGAATTTAATTTATTAATGACAAAAGCTTCAAGTAATATGATTGAGCTAACGTCTGTTATTGATGATACAGAAGATGTGAGGGCAACTCTTGGAAAATATATGTGGAGTAGCTGTAAGTCTTGTCACTCAAGATTTAGAGCCGAACATTAA